The following DNA comes from Pirellulales bacterium.
GGCTGCCTCAAAGATGCCCGCGAGGTGGCGGCGATTGGACTCAAGGCGGTGCATGGTGGGTCGGTGAGCGGAGTCCAGCGAATCACGCCGCAAGTCGTGGCCGCGATGGAAGAGGTCAGCCAAGTCGCCCCGGCCCATAATCCGCCTTACATCGCGGCCATGCGGCTCTTGAGCGAGAAGCAGCCCGGCGTTCCATTGATCGCCGCCTTCGAGACGGGGTTTCACGCCACGATTCCCGAGCGGCTGCGTCACTACGCGGCGCCGCACGAATGGGCCACGGAGTTTCGAGTGCAACGCTGGGGCTTCCACGGGGCGAGCCATCGCTACATCGCCGAGCGAACGGCGCAGCTCACAGGCCGCCGCGATTTGAGATTGATCTCCTGTCACCTTGGCGGTTCGAGTTCACTGTGCGCGATTCGCGACGGGCGAAGCGTGGCCACGAGCATGGGCATGAGCCCGCAATCTGGCTTGCCGCAGAACAACCGCGTCGGCGATTTTGACCCGTTCGCCTTGCCGCTGGTGATGCGGCGGACCGGCAAATCGCTCGATGAGGTGCTCGATATGCTCGCCGAACGGAGCGGATTACTCGGCTTGAGCGGCGTGAGCGGCGATGTGCGCGACCTGGAACAGGCTGCCGCCGGCGGAAACGCTCGGGCAAAGCTAGCGCTCGACGTGTTCACAACGAGCATC
Coding sequences within:
- a CDS encoding acetate/propionate family kinase — translated: MKILVANLGSTSFKYRLFDMTDERQLARGGVERIGAATSGSFVEIGGKYTEQTLSAPDHAAAVRACLAQLTDPATGCLKDAREVAAIGLKAVHGGSVSGVQRITPQVVAAMEEVSQVAPAHNPPYIAAMRLLSEKQPGVPLIAAFETGFHATIPERLRHYAAPHEWATEFRVQRWGFHGASHRYIAERTAQLTGRRDLRLISCHLGGSSSLCAIRDGRSVATSMGMSPQSGLPQNNRVGDFDPFALPLVMRRTGKSLDEVLDMLAERSGLLGLSGVSGDVRDLEQAAAGGNARAKLALDVFTTSIRHYLGAYLAELGGADAIVFTGGIGEKSGGIRTAVCRDLEALGIVLDRDKNGSARGEARIDAAASRVQLWIVPTNEELVVARQTKRLLETEG